The proteins below come from a single Acidovorax sp. NCPPB 4044 genomic window:
- a CDS encoding methyl-accepting chemotaxis protein, with product MQFLRRLSLGSRLALGFGLLLLLLALITGIGIARMSTLDHTSQQITNEIYGKVNASQRMGYLVLDIARAARNIIILEDQAQMASNQTAIDKNTAEFATTLARLRQLETSAQTRSLIDATEAVGKDYLAFTADVTALGFRNANVEGQQLLFGPRYKTQGDLLGNLNKLIAQYEQEMQQASAQAHATFVQSATLLGLTALVAVLAGIGGALLITRSITGPMAQAVEVAQAVAEGDLTRTVQDTGRDEAARLLQSIQAMNGNLTRVVHQIRQASDSIATGSSQIASGNTDLSQRTESQASSLQQTAASMEQMSATIRQNADTARTASQLAATASQAATRGGDVMGQVVSTMQDISGSSSKIADIIGVIDGIAFQTNILALNAAVEAARAGEQGRGFAVVASEVRALAGRSAEAAKEIKNLIGQSVEKVGAGTRLVDEAGTTMADIVQQVQRVSDLIAEIDAATREQSEGIGQVNSAVSQLDQATQQNAALVEEAAAAAGSLQQQAVRLTETVGVFRLSGMAERTTAPFSPPPPAPPSTPASAPAAARAPARAPVHAVGARPPAAAARLAAAPAPRPAPPRPAAAAPATRPPALPAAPKTSTAHSNADDDWTAF from the coding sequence ATGCAATTCCTCCGCCGCCTTTCCCTGGGTTCCCGGCTGGCACTGGGCTTCGGCCTGCTGCTGCTGCTCCTGGCCCTCATCACCGGCATCGGCATCGCGCGCATGTCCACGCTGGACCACACGTCGCAGCAGATCACCAACGAGATCTACGGCAAGGTCAACGCCAGCCAGCGCATGGGCTACCTGGTGCTGGACATCGCGCGCGCCGCCCGCAACATCATCATCCTGGAGGACCAGGCCCAGATGGCCTCCAACCAGACCGCCATCGACAAGAACACGGCCGAGTTCGCCACCACGCTGGCCCGCCTGCGCCAACTGGAGACTTCCGCGCAGACGCGCAGCCTGATCGACGCCACCGAGGCCGTCGGCAAGGACTACCTCGCCTTCACCGCCGACGTGACCGCGCTCGGCTTCCGCAACGCCAACGTGGAAGGCCAGCAGCTGCTGTTCGGGCCGCGCTACAAGACGCAGGGCGACCTGCTGGGCAACCTGAACAAGCTGATCGCGCAGTACGAACAGGAGATGCAGCAGGCCAGCGCGCAGGCGCACGCCACCTTCGTGCAGTCGGCCACGCTGCTGGGCCTGACGGCGCTGGTGGCCGTGCTGGCCGGCATCGGCGGCGCGCTGCTCATCACGCGCTCCATCACCGGGCCCATGGCCCAGGCGGTGGAAGTGGCGCAGGCGGTGGCCGAGGGCGACCTGACGCGCACGGTGCAGGACACCGGCCGCGACGAGGCTGCCCGGCTGCTGCAATCCATCCAGGCCATGAACGGCAACCTGACGCGCGTGGTCCACCAGATCCGGCAGGCGAGCGATTCCATCGCCACCGGCTCCTCGCAGATCGCCAGCGGCAATACCGACCTTTCGCAGCGCACCGAGTCGCAGGCCTCCAGCCTGCAGCAGACGGCCGCGTCGATGGAGCAGATGAGCGCCACGATCCGCCAGAACGCCGACACCGCGCGCACGGCCAGCCAGCTCGCCGCCACCGCCAGCCAGGCCGCCACCCGCGGCGGCGACGTGATGGGCCAGGTGGTCTCGACGATGCAGGACATCTCGGGCAGCTCCAGCAAGATCGCCGACATCATCGGCGTGATCGACGGCATCGCCTTCCAGACCAACATCCTCGCGCTCAATGCCGCGGTCGAGGCTGCCCGCGCGGGCGAGCAGGGCCGCGGCTTTGCCGTGGTGGCCAGCGAAGTGCGCGCGCTGGCGGGGCGCAGCGCCGAGGCCGCCAAGGAGATCAAGAACCTCATCGGCCAGAGCGTGGAGAAGGTCGGCGCGGGCACGCGGCTCGTGGACGAGGCGGGCACCACCATGGCCGACATCGTGCAGCAGGTGCAGCGCGTGAGCGACCTGATCGCCGAGATCGACGCGGCCACGCGCGAGCAGAGCGAGGGCATCGGCCAGGTGAATTCGGCCGTGTCGCAACTCGACCAGGCCACCCAGCAGAACGCGGCCCTGGTGGAGGAAGCCGCCGCGGCGGCCGGCAGCCTGCAGCAGCAGGCCGTGCGGCTCACCGAAACCGTGGGCGTATTCCGCCTCTCGGGCATGGCCGAACGCACCACGGCACCGTTCTCGCCGCCGCCTCCCGCACCGCCCTCCACACCTGCCTCTGCACCGGCCGCGGCGCGCGCACCGGCCCGGGCGCCCGTGCACGCAGTGGGCGCACGCCCGCCTGCGGCTGCCGCCCGGCTGGCAGCGGCACCGGCCCCGCGCCCCGCGCCGCCCCGGCCAGCAGCCGCCGCACCGGCAACCAGGCCGCCCGCACTGCCTGCAGCGCCCAAAACCAGCACGGCCCACAGCAACGCCGACGACGACTGGACCGCCTTCTGA
- a CDS encoding solute carrier family 23 protein yields MTTPTEGAVVAPDERLPWGHTTAMGVQHVIAMFGATVLAPILMGFDPNVAILMSGLGTLIFFLVTGGRVPSYLGSSFAFIGVVIAATGYGGQGPNANMAVALGGIIACGLLYTVIGAVVQAVGTGWIERFMPPVVTGAVVAVIGLNLAQVPIKNMATNNFESWMQAATFVCVGLVAVLTRGMLQRLLILVGLIAASVLYALLTNGLGLGKPLDLSGVLAAPWVGLPRFAAPVFSAPAMLLIAPVAIILVAENLGHVKAVTAMTGRNLDRYMGRAFIGDGVATMVSGAAGGTGVTTYAENIGVMAATKIYSTAVFLVAGLIALVLGFSPKFGALIQAIPLPVMGGVSIVVFGLIAVAGAKIWVDNRVDFSDNKNLIVAAITLIIGTGDFTLKFGDFALGGIGTATFGAIGLYALLNLRRGR; encoded by the coding sequence GTGACCACGCCCACCGAGGGCGCCGTGGTCGCGCCCGACGAGCGCCTGCCCTGGGGCCACACCACCGCCATGGGCGTGCAGCACGTGATCGCCATGTTCGGAGCCACGGTGCTCGCGCCCATCCTCATGGGCTTCGACCCCAACGTCGCCATCCTCATGAGCGGCCTGGGCACGCTGATCTTCTTCCTCGTCACGGGCGGCCGCGTGCCGAGCTACCTGGGTTCGAGCTTCGCTTTCATCGGCGTGGTGATCGCGGCCACGGGCTACGGCGGCCAGGGGCCCAACGCCAACATGGCCGTGGCGCTGGGCGGGATCATTGCCTGCGGGCTGCTCTACACGGTCATCGGCGCCGTGGTGCAGGCGGTGGGCACGGGCTGGATCGAGCGCTTCATGCCGCCCGTGGTCACGGGCGCCGTGGTGGCAGTGATCGGTCTCAACCTCGCGCAGGTACCCATCAAGAACATGGCGACCAACAATTTCGAGAGCTGGATGCAGGCGGCCACCTTCGTCTGCGTGGGCCTGGTCGCCGTGCTCACGCGGGGCATGCTGCAGCGGCTGCTGATCCTCGTGGGCCTGATCGCGGCGAGCGTGCTCTACGCGCTGCTCACCAACGGCCTGGGCCTGGGCAAGCCGCTGGACCTCTCGGGCGTGCTGGCCGCGCCGTGGGTGGGACTGCCGCGCTTCGCCGCCCCCGTGTTCAGCGCGCCGGCCATGCTGCTGATCGCGCCCGTGGCCATCATCCTCGTGGCCGAGAACCTGGGCCACGTGAAGGCCGTGACGGCCATGACGGGCCGCAACCTCGACCGCTACATGGGCCGGGCTTTCATCGGCGACGGCGTGGCCACCATGGTGAGCGGCGCGGCCGGCGGCACCGGCGTGACCACCTATGCCGAGAACATCGGCGTGATGGCGGCCACCAAGATCTACTCGACGGCCGTGTTTCTCGTGGCCGGGCTCATCGCGCTGGTGCTGGGCTTCTCGCCGAAGTTCGGCGCGCTGATCCAGGCGATCCCGCTGCCGGTGATGGGCGGCGTGTCGATCGTGGTGTTCGGCCTCATCGCCGTGGCCGGCGCCAAGATCTGGGTGGACAACCGCGTGGACTTTTCGGACAACAAGAACCTCATCGTGGCCGCCATCACGCTGATCATCGGCACGGGCGATTTCACGCTCAAGTTCGGCGACTTCGCGCTGGGCGGCATCGGTACCGCCACGTTCGGAGCGATCGGGCTCTACGCGCTGCTGAACCTCCGACGCGGCCGCTGA
- a CDS encoding TFIIB-type zinc ribbon-containing protein, translating into MPAPTLCPSCRQPAEKHRFAARDGGDLHIDLCFACQGLWFDPQENTRLAPAAVLEMFELLHRHRSDAHHPLAQRMQCPRCTKALEPGFDLGQGGRYRTYRCAARHGRFSTFGSFMVEKGFVRHLSSLEIEALAQRVGTIACTACGGAVDIRNDHACPYCRSALSLLDPQAVDKALERHARAARASAEPARPEALADALIAMERDRERERRERQRDALSGPSEGFDLLSAGVELVWTLLRR; encoded by the coding sequence ATGCCCGCACCCACGCTCTGCCCCTCCTGCCGCCAGCCCGCCGAGAAACACCGCTTCGCGGCCCGTGACGGCGGGGACCTGCACATCGACCTGTGCTTCGCGTGCCAGGGCCTGTGGTTCGACCCGCAGGAGAACACGCGGCTCGCGCCCGCGGCCGTGCTGGAAATGTTCGAGTTGCTGCACCGGCACCGAAGCGATGCGCACCATCCGCTCGCGCAGCGCATGCAATGCCCCCGCTGCACGAAGGCGCTGGAGCCCGGCTTCGACCTGGGGCAGGGCGGGCGCTACCGCACGTACCGCTGCGCCGCGCGCCACGGCCGGTTCAGCACCTTCGGGTCGTTCATGGTGGAGAAGGGCTTCGTGCGGCACCTCTCCTCGCTGGAAATCGAGGCGCTGGCCCAGCGCGTGGGCACCATCGCCTGCACGGCCTGCGGCGGGGCGGTGGACATCCGCAACGACCACGCCTGCCCCTACTGCCGCTCGGCCCTGTCGCTGCTCGATCCGCAGGCGGTGGACAAGGCGCTGGAGCGGCATGCCCGCGCGGCCAGAGCCAGCGCCGAGCCTGCGCGGCCCGAAGCCCTGGCCGATGCGCTCATCGCCATGGAGCGCGACCGCGAGCGGGAGCGCCGGGAACGCCAGCGCGACGCGCTCTCCGGCCCGTCCGAGGGGTTCGACCTGCTCTCGGCGGGGGTCGAGCTGGTCTGGACGCTGCTGCGGCGCTGA
- a CDS encoding acetyl-CoA hydrolase/transferase family protein: MSPSTPSRIQCPVLRDKLMTAEQAAALIPHGARVGMSGFTGAGYPKAIPPALAARIEALHAAGEPFSIGLWTGASTAPELDGALAKVGGVNMRMPYQSDPTCRAQINAGQMQYVDAHLSHVAPYVWFGFWGRLDVAVIEVAGVLPDGRLIPSSSVGNNKTWLDQADRIILEVNAWQPEGLEGMHDIYYGTDLPPNRVPIPLVKPGDRIGEPYLRCDPAKVVAVVATDAADRNSVFSPPDDTSQRIAGHIIEFLQHEVRRGRLPPTLLPLQSGVGNIANAVLAGLDAGPFQHLTAYTEVLQDGMLDMLRSGTLESASATALSLSPAATEEFTRNLGFYRDRIVLRPQEISNHPELIRRLGLISMNGMIEADIYGNVNSTHVMGSSIMNGIGGSGDYARNAYLSIFMTPSLAKGGSISCIVPMASHVDHTEHDVQILVTEQGLADLRGLSPSQRSQVVIDQCAHPDFRPALHDYVARARASGCGLHTPHLLGEALSWHERYLRTGTMRG, translated from the coding sequence ATGTCTCCTTCCACCCCTTCCCGCATCCAGTGCCCCGTCCTGCGGGACAAGCTCATGACGGCCGAGCAGGCCGCCGCCCTCATCCCGCACGGCGCGCGCGTGGGCATGAGCGGCTTCACCGGCGCGGGCTACCCCAAGGCCATTCCGCCCGCGCTGGCCGCGCGCATCGAAGCCCTGCACGCCGCGGGCGAGCCCTTCAGCATCGGTCTCTGGACGGGTGCCTCCACGGCGCCGGAACTCGACGGCGCGCTCGCCAAGGTGGGCGGCGTGAACATGCGCATGCCCTACCAGTCCGACCCCACCTGCCGCGCGCAGATCAACGCCGGGCAGATGCAGTACGTGGACGCCCACCTCTCGCACGTGGCACCCTATGTGTGGTTCGGCTTCTGGGGCCGCCTCGACGTGGCCGTGATCGAGGTGGCCGGCGTGCTGCCCGACGGCCGGCTCATCCCCTCGTCGTCGGTGGGCAACAACAAGACCTGGCTCGACCAGGCCGACAGGATCATCCTGGAGGTGAACGCCTGGCAGCCCGAGGGGCTGGAGGGCATGCACGACATCTACTACGGCACCGACCTGCCGCCCAACCGCGTGCCGATCCCGCTGGTCAAGCCCGGCGACCGCATCGGCGAGCCCTACCTGCGCTGCGATCCCGCCAAGGTGGTGGCCGTGGTGGCCACCGACGCGGCCGACCGCAACTCCGTCTTCAGCCCGCCCGACGACACCTCGCAGCGCATCGCGGGCCACATCATCGAGTTCCTGCAGCACGAGGTGCGGCGCGGGCGCCTGCCGCCCACGCTGCTGCCGCTGCAATCGGGCGTGGGCAACATCGCCAACGCCGTGCTCGCGGGCCTGGATGCCGGCCCCTTCCAGCACCTCACGGCCTACACCGAGGTGCTGCAGGACGGCATGCTCGACATGCTGCGCTCGGGCACGCTGGAGAGCGCCTCGGCCACGGCTCTCTCGCTCAGCCCCGCAGCCACGGAGGAATTCACGCGCAACCTCGGCTTCTACCGCGACCGCATCGTGCTGCGGCCGCAGGAGATCAGCAACCACCCCGAGCTGATCCGCCGGCTGGGCCTCATTTCGATGAACGGCATGATCGAGGCCGACATCTACGGCAATGTGAACTCCACGCACGTGATGGGCTCGTCGATCATGAACGGCATCGGCGGCTCGGGCGACTACGCGCGCAACGCCTACCTCTCGATCTTCATGACACCCTCGCTCGCCAAGGGCGGCAGCATCTCGTGCATCGTGCCCATGGCCTCCCACGTGGACCACACCGAGCACGACGTGCAGATCCTCGTCACCGAGCAGGGCCTGGCGGACCTGCGGGGCCTCTCGCCCTCGCAGCGCTCGCAGGTGGTGATCGACCAGTGCGCGCACCCCGACTTCCGCCCCGCCCTGCACGACTATGTGGCCCGGGCCCGCGCGAGCGGCTGCGGCCTGCACACGCCGCACCTGCTGGGCGAGGCGCTCTCGTGGCACGAGCGCTACCTGCGCACGGGCACCATGCGCGGCTGA
- a CDS encoding hotdog fold thioesterase: protein MPIWKQPIDLQTLNHPPTPNAVTHLGIEFTEIGDDFLRARVPVDERTKQPFGLLHGGVSVVLAETLGSVGAFYASPEGCRAVGLDINANHLRAATEGWVTGTARPVHIGRTTHVWQIDMANEAGDLTCVSRITMAILAPR, encoded by the coding sequence ATGCCGATCTGGAAGCAGCCCATCGACCTGCAGACCCTGAACCACCCGCCCACCCCCAATGCGGTGACCCACCTGGGCATCGAATTCACCGAAATCGGCGACGACTTCCTGCGCGCCCGCGTGCCGGTGGACGAGCGCACCAAACAGCCCTTCGGCCTGCTGCACGGCGGCGTGAGCGTGGTGCTGGCGGAAACGCTGGGCTCGGTGGGTGCGTTCTATGCGTCGCCCGAAGGCTGCCGCGCCGTGGGGCTGGACATCAACGCCAACCACCTGCGCGCCGCCACCGAAGGGTGGGTGACCGGCACGGCCCGCCCGGTGCACATCGGCCGCACCACGCACGTGTGGCAGATCGACATGGCCAACGAGGCGGGCGACCTCACCTGCGTGTCGCGCATCACCATGGCCATCCTCGCGCCGCGCTGA
- a CDS encoding class I SAM-dependent DNA methyltransferase produces MTLRPADVRGPCGIAAPQFEALYEQSDDPWRFDGSWYEARKRRLLLASLPHERYARAFEPGCATGLLTAELAARCDSLLATDGADRALAIAARRLRPQHPHVSLARMWVPDEWPEGTFDLIVLSEFVYYLAPEAIDRLAQRVRGALAPDGVVAACHWRPPIAGCALAGDAVHERLAQQLALRRALQATDADFRLDVWTAGARSVAGIERRGD; encoded by the coding sequence ATGACGCTGCGCCCCGCCGACGTTCGCGGGCCGTGCGGGATCGCCGCGCCGCAGTTCGAAGCGCTCTATGAGCAGAGCGATGACCCGTGGCGTTTCGACGGCAGCTGGTACGAGGCGCGCAAGCGAAGGCTGCTGCTGGCATCCCTGCCGCACGAGCGCTATGCCCGCGCCTTCGAGCCTGGCTGTGCGACGGGCCTGCTGACGGCGGAACTGGCGGCCCGCTGCGACAGCCTGCTCGCCACGGACGGCGCCGACCGGGCACTGGCCATCGCTGCCCGCCGGCTCAGGCCCCAGCATCCGCACGTGTCGTTGGCCCGCATGTGGGTCCCCGACGAGTGGCCGGAGGGCACGTTCGACCTCATCGTGCTCAGCGAATTCGTTTATTACCTCGCGCCGGAGGCCATCGACCGCCTGGCGCAGCGTGTGCGTGGCGCGCTGGCGCCGGACGGCGTGGTTGCGGCCTGCCACTGGCGGCCGCCCATCGCCGGCTGTGCGCTTGCGGGCGATGCCGTGCACGAGCGGCTGGCGCAGCAGCTGGCACTGCGCCGCGCGCTGCAGGCCACGGACGCGGATTTCCGCCTGGATGTGTGGACCGCCGGCGCGCGTTCGGTGGCCGGAATCGAGCGCCGGGGCGATTGA
- a CDS encoding PIG-L deacetylase family protein yields the protein MDDLMDAPSGTRHIDRPRRSPQAWQSWLAALGPVCRPVSAVVGARQRLVVIAPHPDDEVLACGMLLRAHALQGGSMLVVGVTDGEASHRGDPGGSAVATAARRRQERSEGLRVLGAGAAELLSLGLPDGGLAPCRHGLEQTFRTLLRPGDVVVTTWRFDGHPDHEACGHAAAGAARAVGAALWEAPVWMWHWAEPEHSRIPWTRLAAFQSGGDAGATAKQAAIACHRSQLAERASGLPPVLDDAILERSRWPLEYFFAPGP from the coding sequence GTGGACGATCTGATGGACGCGCCGTCCGGCACCCGGCACATCGACCGGCCACGCCGCTCGCCGCAGGCATGGCAGTCCTGGCTGGCCGCGCTCGGGCCCGTGTGCCGGCCTGTCTCCGCGGTGGTCGGCGCTCGGCAGCGGCTGGTGGTGATCGCACCGCACCCCGATGACGAGGTCCTGGCCTGCGGCATGCTGCTGCGCGCACATGCCCTGCAAGGCGGCAGCATGCTGGTCGTCGGCGTGACCGACGGCGAGGCCAGCCACCGTGGAGACCCCGGCGGGTCGGCCGTGGCCACCGCCGCGCGGCGCCGGCAGGAGCGCTCGGAAGGCCTGCGCGTGCTGGGCGCAGGTGCTGCCGAACTGCTGTCCCTGGGGTTGCCGGACGGGGGGTTGGCGCCATGCCGGCATGGCCTCGAACAGACCTTTCGCACCCTGCTGCGCCCCGGCGATGTGGTGGTGACCACCTGGCGGTTCGATGGACATCCGGACCACGAGGCCTGCGGCCACGCGGCGGCCGGTGCGGCCCGCGCAGTGGGCGCGGCCCTGTGGGAGGCTCCGGTCTGGATGTGGCATTGGGCCGAGCCGGAGCACTCCCGGATTCCGTGGACCCGCCTGGCGGCGTTCCAGTCCGGGGGCGATGCCGGGGCGACCGCCAAGCAGGCGGCCATCGCGTGCCACCGTTCGCAGCTCGCGGAACGGGCCTCCGGCCTGCCGCCGGTGCTGGACGATGCCATCCTGGAGCGGTCGCGCTGGCCGCTCGAGTATTTCTTCGCGCCGGGGCCATGA
- a CDS encoding acyl-CoA dehydrogenase family protein, protein MNARDGSRGAVSLAGLRAVLQEDVGAAAPAARLRRLIDLGCGELPLPALGHTAERWRALAEVAAHDLSLAKLYEGHTDALAILCELRAPAGIAGSTRTSVWGTWAAEAPGQRVAIRPGADGGLRLHGQKAWCSGAEHASHGLLTAWHSGADVPQLVAVEMGHPGMRVDCEAWQAVGMAASASATVSFDGVPAAAVGGPGDYLHRPGFWQGGAGVAACWHGGATALGRALHAAVLRAPAEQRTPFRLAALGRVDLCLAGTAGLLRDAAQWIDTHSQADARWVALRVRQAAEACAQTVLEEVGRALGATPFCRDAAFARMAADLPVFIRQSHAARDDAALGECLAVLEEPPWTI, encoded by the coding sequence ATGAACGCGCGCGACGGCAGCCGCGGTGCGGTGTCCCTGGCCGGATTGCGCGCCGTCCTCCAGGAAGATGTGGGGGCCGCAGCGCCGGCAGCGCGCCTGCGGCGCTTGATCGACTTGGGCTGCGGCGAGCTTCCGTTGCCGGCCCTGGGCCACACGGCAGAGCGATGGCGGGCCCTGGCCGAGGTGGCCGCGCACGATCTTTCCCTTGCAAAGCTCTACGAGGGCCACACGGACGCGCTGGCCATCCTGTGCGAATTGCGCGCCCCCGCCGGCATTGCCGGCAGCACCCGCACATCGGTCTGGGGCACGTGGGCTGCGGAAGCGCCTGGCCAGCGCGTGGCGATCCGTCCGGGCGCGGACGGAGGGCTGCGCCTGCATGGCCAGAAGGCGTGGTGTTCCGGCGCGGAGCATGCCTCCCACGGCCTGTTGACCGCATGGCATTCCGGCGCCGACGTGCCGCAGCTCGTGGCGGTGGAGATGGGGCATCCAGGAATGCGGGTGGATTGCGAGGCCTGGCAGGCGGTGGGCATGGCCGCCAGCGCAAGCGCCACCGTGTCGTTCGATGGCGTGCCCGCCGCTGCCGTGGGCGGGCCTGGCGATTACCTGCACCGGCCGGGCTTCTGGCAGGGCGGCGCCGGTGTTGCCGCCTGCTGGCACGGCGGCGCCACCGCATTGGGCCGGGCGCTGCATGCCGCGGTGCTCAGGGCGCCCGCGGAACAACGCACGCCCTTTCGCCTGGCGGCACTGGGCCGCGTGGACCTTTGCCTGGCCGGCACGGCCGGCCTGCTGCGCGATGCCGCCCAATGGATCGACACCCATTCCCAGGCGGATGCACGGTGGGTGGCCTTGCGTGTGCGCCAGGCGGCCGAAGCCTGTGCGCAGACCGTGCTGGAGGAAGTGGGCCGCGCCCTGGGCGCGACGCCGTTCTGCCGCGACGCCGCCTTTGCGCGCATGGCGGCGGACCTGCCGGTCTTCATACGGCAGAGCCACGCGGCCCGCGACGATGCCGCCCTGGGCGAATGCCTCGCAGTACTGGAGGAACCGCCGTGGACGATCTGA
- a CDS encoding glycosyltransferase, with protein MIGVVVPAHDEEERLEACLQSLQEAARHPALGGEGVTIVVALDACTDRSAAIAQRHRVKTVSLDRCNVGAARAAGAQAALQAGARWLGFTDADSTVAPDWIAAQLGQVSDAVCGTVEVRHWEDYSVSLQQCYHAAYLDRPGHRHIHGANLGVDAGAYVRAGGFRELRTGEDVALVESLEALGARIAWSNVPRVVTSARRQYRAPGGFGAHLAGLAVPGLASVAEGCP; from the coding sequence ATGATCGGCGTGGTGGTGCCGGCCCACGACGAAGAAGAACGCCTGGAAGCCTGCCTGCAATCGCTGCAGGAGGCTGCGAGGCATCCGGCGCTGGGCGGCGAAGGCGTGACCATCGTGGTGGCGCTCGACGCATGCACCGACCGGTCGGCAGCGATCGCGCAGCGGCACCGCGTGAAAACCGTCTCGCTGGATCGGTGCAACGTGGGCGCGGCACGCGCAGCGGGTGCACAGGCTGCACTGCAGGCGGGTGCCCGCTGGCTCGGCTTCACCGATGCAGACAGCACCGTGGCGCCGGACTGGATCGCGGCCCAGCTCGGGCAGGTCAGCGATGCCGTCTGCGGCACCGTGGAAGTGCGCCATTGGGAGGACTACAGCGTATCGCTGCAGCAGTGCTACCACGCGGCATACCTCGACCGGCCGGGCCACCGCCACATCCATGGCGCCAACCTGGGCGTGGATGCCGGGGCCTACGTGCGGGCAGGCGGCTTCCGCGAACTGCGAACGGGTGAGGACGTGGCGCTCGTGGAGTCGCTGGAGGCCTTGGGCGCGCGCATCGCCTGGAGCAACGTTCCGCGCGTGGTCACCAGCGCGCGCCGCCAGTACCGTGCGCCGGGCGGATTCGGAGCGCATCTCGCCGGCTTGGCCGTGCCTGGGCTGGCGTCGGTGGCCGAAGGATGTCCATGA
- a CDS encoding cob(I)yrinic acid a,c-diamide adenosyltransferase produces MGNRLTQIATRTGDDGTTGLGDNTRVSKHSGRPHAMGDVDELNSHIGLLLCERLPPDVRTLLGDVQHQLFNLGGELSIPGFELLKDEALAQLDAALAHYNAALPRLQEFILPAGTRAAAQAHVCRTVARRAERAVVALGESEALRPAPRRYLNRLSDLLFVLSRVLNRMEGGDDVYWKSDRMARAQEAAGDSGTSA; encoded by the coding sequence ATGGGCAACCGATTGACACAGATCGCCACGCGCACCGGCGACGACGGCACCACCGGCCTCGGCGACAACACCCGCGTCTCCAAACACAGCGGCCGTCCGCACGCCATGGGCGATGTGGACGAGCTCAACTCCCACATCGGCCTGCTGCTGTGCGAGCGGTTGCCGCCCGACGTGCGCACCCTGCTGGGCGATGTGCAGCACCAGCTCTTCAATCTGGGAGGCGAGTTGTCGATCCCCGGCTTCGAATTGCTGAAGGACGAGGCGCTGGCGCAGCTCGATGCGGCCCTCGCGCACTACAACGCGGCGCTGCCCCGGCTGCAGGAGTTCATCCTGCCCGCCGGCACGCGCGCCGCGGCGCAGGCCCATGTGTGCCGCACGGTGGCGCGCCGCGCGGAGCGGGCCGTCGTCGCCCTGGGCGAATCCGAGGCGTTGCGGCCTGCCCCTCGGCGCTACCTGAATCGCCTGTCCGATCTGCTGTTCGTGCTGTCGCGCGTGCTCAATCGCATGGAAGGCGGGGACGACGTGTACTGGAAGAGCGACCGCATGGCGCGCGCGCAAGAGGCCGCCGGCGACTCGGGCACGTCGGCCTAG
- a CDS encoding EF-hand domain-containing protein, with protein MPATQQRRIAMPFDARSVMLFAAIAMGGAAAQAQTASAQTPATGTTSPSAQHRASTTTQGAQGLTATPGGGAGATFGGTASASASFDRADTDKDGQLSPKEAARLPAISQNFKQLDSNHDGSLSRSEFEAGAKS; from the coding sequence ATGCCAGCTACGCAGCAACGACGAATCGCCATGCCCTTCGATGCCCGCAGCGTGATGCTTTTCGCGGCCATCGCCATGGGAGGCGCCGCCGCGCAGGCGCAGACCGCCTCCGCACAGACACCCGCCACGGGCACCACGAGCCCCTCGGCACAGCACCGCGCCAGCACCACCACCCAGGGCGCGCAGGGCCTCACGGCCACGCCGGGCGGTGGCGCCGGAGCCACCTTCGGCGGCACCGCGTCCGCCAGCGCCTCGTTCGACCGCGCCGATACCGACAAGGACGGCCAGCTGAGCCCCAAGGAAGCCGCCCGCCTCCCGGCCATCAGCCAGAATTTCAAGCAACTGGACAGCAACCACGACGGCAGCCTGTCCCGCTCCGAATTCGAAGCCGGCGCGAAGTCCTGA